The genome window CATCGGCGAGTTCGCCATGATGAGCGAGCAGGAGCGAAAAAAGGCCGCCGATACTATCGTCGGGGCAGCAAACCGCCTTGAGGTCATAATAAACGCCGGCTGCGCGTCGACGCGGCAGACGATCAGGATGGCCGAGTACCTGAAAGACCTGGGCGTCGACGCTATCATCGCGGTCGAGCCCTATTTTTATCACCCGACGGCCAAAGGCATGGCGCGGCACTACCTCGACTTAGCGGAGAGCGTCGACATGCCGGTGATGGCATATAACATCCCGCAGTTCTCAGGGAACCGGCTGATGCCGGACATCATGGACGCCTTCGCCGAGGACGAGCGGATCGTCGGGTTGAAGGACAGCGAGGGGGACCCGGCCAGGATGATGGAGTTCATACGCCGGGCACCCGAAGGCTTTTCTGTAATGGTCGGCGCCGACCCGCTGGTAAGCTACGGGATATGCATGGGCGCAAAAGGCATGATGATAGGCAGCGCGTCGGTGGCGCCCGAGGCATGCGTGGATATGTACCGTGCGGCGGCCGATGCCGACCTGAAAAAAACGTTCGCCATGCAGGGCACGCTGAACGACTTCATCCGGGCGATGAACGTAGGTACATTTCCCGCGGCCGTGAAGTACATGCTGGCGCAGAAAGGGCTTCCCGGCGGGCACGTCCGGCCGCCTCTCGAGGGCCTGTCGGACGCAGAAAAGCTGATCGTGGACGATTATGTGAAGGGGGCGAAAGCCATTAGGAAGGTGATCATGTGAAGGGACTTAGCGGCAGGCTGATACGCGTCAACCTGACTGACGGTGGCATAATCATCGAGGAATATGGCGAGGACGTTGCACGAAAATACCTTGGGGGCAAGGGACTGGCGGCATATTACGCTTTTCGGGAGATCCGGAAGGGCACCGACTCCCTCGGGCCGGACAACCGGCTATACCTGTTCACGGGCACGCTCACGGGCACGCCGGCCCCGCTGGGGAACCGCACCGTGGTGGCGACGAAGTCTCCGTCGACCGGCACTTTCACGGACTCGTACATGGGCGGCTTCTGGGGCCCGGAGCTGCGGTTCGCGGGCTACGACGGCATCATCCTCGAGGGCGCCGCGGCCGAGCCGGTCCGCATCCACATCCAGGACGACGACATCGGCATCTATAGCGCCAGGAGCCTGTGGGGGCTTGACACATGGCAGACGGAGGCGGAAGTAAAGAAGCTCCATGGCCCGACGAAGAAGCCCATAAAGGTCATGAGCATCGGGCCTGCCGGAGAGCGAAAGGATATGCTGGCGGCTATCATCGCCGACGCCAGGGCTGCGGCCAGGGGAGGCGTTGGCGCCGTCATGGGCAGCAAGAACTTAAAGGCGATCTCCGTCCTCGGCAGCCGGAGGCCACAGCTCCACGACGCGAATACGATGATGGGCCTGGTTAGGGAGCAGAACGCGCGGCTCAACAGGAACCCGGTGACGAGCGACGCGCTGCGCTATCGCGGGACGCCTAATATCCTGTCGGGCGTCAACGCGGCCGGTGCGCTGCCGTATAACGACTTCTCGGGCGATAAGAACCCGGGCGCGGAGAGGATCAGCGGCGAAGCGCTGCGGATGGAGCTGTGGAACGGCGGCAAGAACTGGCACCCATGCTGGAACTGCACGGTCAAGTGTACGCACTTCCACGTGCTGGAGCAGCCGGGCTTCGAGGGAAAGATCGACGACGGCCCCGAGTACGAGACGGTGGGCCTGCTGGGCTCTAACTGCGGCATCAACGACGCGAAGGCCATATCGCTGGCCGATTATTTACTGGACGGCTACGGGCTCGATACCATGTCCGTGGGCGATACCATAGCATTTTTAATGGACTGCTCCGCTAAGGGCCTCATCGGCGCCGGAGCGACCAACGGCATCGACCTGCGGTTCGGGGACGTGAACGCGTGGATGGCGGCTATCCACGCGGCGGGCAAAGGCGAAGGCAGCCTCGGCCGCCTTGTGGCAAACGGCTGCCGGAGGGCGGCGGAGGAGATCGG of Methanocella sp. contains these proteins:
- a CDS encoding dihydrodipicolinate synthase family protein, with the protein product MYHPAGVYPAIPTPFMRNGDLDETGLRDLVSYFETTGVNGLLALGTIGEFAMMSEQERKKAADTIVGAANRLEVIINAGCASTRQTIRMAEYLKDLGVDAIIAVEPYFYHPTAKGMARHYLDLAESVDMPVMAYNIPQFSGNRLMPDIMDAFAEDERIVGLKDSEGDPARMMEFIRRAPEGFSVMVGADPLVSYGICMGAKGMMIGSASVAPEACVDMYRAAADADLKKTFAMQGTLNDFIRAMNVGTFPAAVKYMLAQKGLPGGHVRPPLEGLSDAEKLIVDDYVKGAKAIRKVIM
- a CDS encoding aldehyde ferredoxin oxidoreductase family protein encodes the protein MKGLSGRLIRVNLTDGGIIIEEYGEDVARKYLGGKGLAAYYAFREIRKGTDSLGPDNRLYLFTGTLTGTPAPLGNRTVVATKSPSTGTFTDSYMGGFWGPELRFAGYDGIILEGAAAEPVRIHIQDDDIGIYSARSLWGLDTWQTEAEVKKLHGPTKKPIKVMSIGPAGERKDMLAAIIADARAAARGGVGAVMGSKNLKAISVLGSRRPQLHDANTMMGLVREQNARLNRNPVTSDALRYRGTPNILSGVNAAGALPYNDFSGDKNPGAERISGEALRMELWNGGKNWHPCWNCTVKCTHFHVLEQPGFEGKIDDGPEYETVGLLGSNCGINDAKAISLADYLLDGYGLDTMSVGDTIAFLMDCSAKGLIGAGATNGIDLRFGDVNAWMAAIHAAGKGEGSLGRLVANGCRRAAEEIGRGSMDFAPQVKGLEIPAYDPRSGEGTALAYARCERGADHLKPWVFNKEWLSAPERTDPFTTDDKPSLVKRDNEGSAIMDCLCVCRFAGNELSLQDDLIRLVNAATGFNYKWPEFWKTGERSINIARAFGAREGMGRAQDSLPKKFSTVPLTAGMAKGSVAHVPEMLSKYYELCGWDENGVPTPEKLHEMGLDFVAEELRAEGVGPEEARAA